In Malus sylvestris chromosome 15, drMalSylv7.2, whole genome shotgun sequence, a single genomic region encodes these proteins:
- the LOC126604256 gene encoding 60S ribosomal protein L38-like, which produces MPKQIHEIKDFLLTARRKDARNVKIKRTKDAVKFKVRCSKYLYTLCVFDSEKADKLK; this is translated from the coding sequence ATGCCGAAGCAGATCCATGAGATCAAGGATTTCCTTCTAACTGCAAGAAGGAAGGATGCCCGCAATGTCAAAATCAAGAGGACCAAGGATGCTGTCAAGTTCAAGGTTCGGTGCTCCAAGTACctttacacactttgtgtgtttgATTCCGAGAAGGCCGACAAGTTGAAGTAA